The following are encoded in a window of Deltaproteobacteria bacterium genomic DNA:
- a CDS encoding CBS domain-containing protein has protein sequence MYVGRVMHTDLVTVPPDTSLVQAQNIIAERRIAHLLVVDKDENLVGIVSDRDLKQSWASPATTLSVHELNYLLKQLTVDMIMRKKIITISPDTTIERAARIMQENRISALPIMEKEKLAGIITTTDVMDVLLQAIGIDTDSSRFTVLIEDRIGIVAEVSRILKEKQINIRSLVTWPAREFPGVYQLVMRVAAADKEKAVSALTDSGFRVLTTYVRDLTPYLPKG, from the coding sequence ATGTATGTTGGCCGTGTCATGCACACAGACCTTGTCACAGTGCCACCTGATACTTCGCTTGTACAAGCACAGAATATAATAGCTGAAAGGCGAATTGCCCACCTTCTCGTTGTAGACAAGGATGAAAATCTGGTGGGGATCGTTTCGGATAGGGATCTTAAGCAGAGCTGGGCATCTCCGGCAACAACACTTAGCGTTCATGAGTTGAACTATCTGCTGAAGCAGTTGACAGTAGATATGATCATGAGGAAAAAGATCATTACCATCTCGCCCGACACAACCATTGAGCGTGCGGCTCGTATCATGCAAGAAAACAGGATCAGCGCACTTCCTATCATGGAAAAGGAAAAGCTCGCGGGCATCATCACAACCACCGACGTCATGGATGTGCTGCTTCAAGCCATCGGCATCGACACGGACAGTTCCCGTTTCACGGTTCTGATTGAGGATCGCATCGGGATCGTGGCAGAGGTGTCCAGAATCCTCAAAGAGAAACAGATCAATATTCGGAGTCTTGTCACTTGGCCGGCGAGAGAATTCCCTGGAGTATATCAACTCGTCATGAGAGTGGCTGCCGCGGATAAGGAGAAAGCCGTTTCTGCTTTGACTGACAGCGGATTTAGGGTGTTAACAACATACGTCAGGGACCTCACCCCATACTTGCCAAAGGGG